The Hippoglossus hippoglossus isolate fHipHip1 chromosome 2, fHipHip1.pri, whole genome shotgun sequence genome includes a region encoding these proteins:
- the eef1b2 gene encoding elongation factor 1-beta, translating into MGFGDLKSASGLKVLNDFLLERSYIEGFVPSQADVAVFDAISTPPSADLCHALRWYNHIKSYHSQKNSLPGVKKPLGQYGPAAVADTTPSSAAVSKDDDDEEEDDDDIDLFGSDEEDDSEAARLKEERLAEYAAKKAKKPTLIAKSSILLDVKPWDDETDMAKLEECVRSIQMDGLLWGQSKLVPVGYGIKKLQIGCVVEDDKVGTDILEENITAFEDFVQSMDVAAFNKI; encoded by the exons ATGGGCTTCGGTGACCTGAAATCCGCCTCCGGCCTCAAAGTGCTGAatgacttcctgctggagcgAAGTTACATCGAAGG GTTTGTTCCCTCTCAGGCTGACGTCGCAGTCTTTGACGCCATCTCGACGCCACCCTCAGCCGACCTGTGTCACGCCCTCCGGTGGTACAACCACATCAAGTCATACCACAGCCAGAAGAACAG TCTTCCAGGTGTGAAGAAACCTCTGGGTCAGTACGGACCTGCGGCCGTGGCCGACACCACCCCCAGCTCCGCCGCTGTCTcaaaggatgatgatgatgaggaggaggacgacgatgACATCGACCTGTTCGGCTCCGACGAGGAG GATGATTCAGAGGCAGCCAGACTGAAGGAGGAGCGTTTGGCCGAGTACGCCGCCAAGAAAGCTAAGA AGCCCACTCTCATCGCCAAATCTTCGATCCTATTGGATGTGAAGCCGTGGGACGACGAGACGGACATGGCGAAGCTGGAGGAGTGTGTACGCAGTATTCAGATGGACGGGCTCCTCTGGGGACAGT CTAAATTGGTTCCCGTGGGTTACGGCATCAAGAAGCTGCAGATTGGCTGCGTTGTCGAAGACGACAAG GTGGGCACAGACATCCTGGAGGAAAACATCACTGCCTTTGAGGATTTCGTTCAGTCAATGGACGTCGCTGCGTTCAACAAGAtctga
- the zdbf2 gene encoding DBF4-type zinc finger-containing protein 2 isoform X4: MWAESEPGPSRCQPSRQGYCGYCRVLYSNLEQHLSSLRHLDSVRTSSRCSAATSCSKLTLLERFLQDVLQHHPHRYSDPRPSHADLPSISAPPLPRAELDELLFSDNDIWSLGNREQLPSSDDTSYQLTNQQDDNSIHSQSEDRGVFQDRLSAPISDRGDKGATSTGHTHTQAPPPPAQTPPPHPQASPSIHRKAHRKTDRRKTSIDSSTPSRGPGPPPHTHLSQGPGAAPGPRPPKDLGPWRNWQRDRRAGFKDRAFSDPSNTLDQTIEEVIQMCCHGITSTSSQQEETESFHFSLPVSMETQSDDWDSPVQVSLRPSLAPVQVSPAEGRDLGQLMDVQVRLDDQVYSHQLDSALHSKAGGGATQEQGFWTLPIEEILPAPAFIPESFRGKTWAQIEQEDEEKVERLVGQFRRGRFICYFDSESLARYGRRSQNIKGCGQNKAAESDSGVLPLLDADDNDPTYGQKGRRRGFRLASRCQVVKVSHGTQTVRLVIPAVRQPPPETPPTSFPAADQDAAERTPEVQMWRCLPASYSNIITPVQPRTSLVYLLCSPSGPAPTCTASPGSAPKRCRKKRRPLDLQGVKVKYKRLPFRFYDSTTNRILKNPPKGFPWCQGPAPSAPPPPCVRQLFRSLSTDLNTDRAPVEGSAGSSRVKGHTSAEPPFLLSTLSGDTVRRRSQTSKTPPPQPHNRSERGRGGRRERTNPPPSKRRTRAQTTPPPTRREGLRRTGLSPASLTHCSPPRRGRGRRGRR, from the exons ATGTGGGCGGAGTCCGAGCCGGGTCCTTCCAGGTGCCAGCCGAGCAGACAGGGTTACTGTGGTTACTGCAGAGTCCTGTACAGCAACCTGGAGCAG CACCTGTCCAGTCTCAGACACCTGGACTCGGTCAGGACGTCTTCCAGATGCTCCGCCGCCACCAGCTGCAGTAAGCTGACACTGCTGGAGCGCTTCCTGCAGGACGTCCTGCAGCACCACCCGCACCGCTACAGCGACCCCAG GCCGTCTCATGCTGACCTCCCGTCTATCTCCGCCCCCCCGCTACCAAGGGCGGAGCTTGATGAACTACTTTTCTCTGATAACGACATCTGGTCGCTGGGTAACAGAGAACAACTGCCGAGCTCGGACGACACATCGTATcagctgaccaatcagcagGACGACAACAGCAtccacagccaatcagaagatAGAGGGGTATTCCAGGACAGGCTGTCTGCACCAATCAGCGATCGTGGGGACAAAGGGGCCACCTCcacagggcacacacacacacaagctccaCCCCCACCAGCACAAACCCCTCCCCCACACCCGCAGGCATCGCCCTCCATCCACAGGAAAGCTCACAGGAAAACGGACAGGAGGAAAACCAGCATCGACTCCTCAACCCCCTCCAGGGGCCCCGGGCCCCCGCCACATACACACCTTAGCCAAGGACCAGGGGCTGCACCGGGGCCACGTCCCCCCAAAGACCTGGGGCCCTGGCGAAActggcagagagacaggagggcGGGGTTTAAAGACAGGGCGTTCTCGGACCCCAGCAACACTCTGGACCAAACCATCGAGGAG GTGATCCAGATGTGCTGTCATGGCATCACTTCCACTTCCAGccagcaggaggagacagaaagcTTCCACTTCAGCCTTcctgtctccatggaaacacagAGTGATGACTGGGACTCACCTGTGCAGGTGTCGTTGCGGCCGTCGCTCGCACCTGTACAGGTGAGTCCGGCAGAGGGGCGGGACCTGGGTCAGCTGATGGACGTCCAGGTGCGGCTTGATGATCAAGTGTACTCACACCAGCTCGACTCCGCCCTCCACAGTAAAGCAGGGGGCGGGGCCACACAGGAACAGGGGTTCTGGACTCTGCCCATCGAAGAGATCTTGCCTGCCCCCGCGTTTATCCCAGAATCCTTCCGGGGGAAGACCTGGGCCCAGATCgagcaggaggacgaggagaaggtggagagaCTGGTCGGTCAGTTCAGACGAGGACGATTCATTTGTTACTTCGACAGCGAGTCTCTGGCCAG GTACGGAAGGAGGAGCCAAAACATTAAGGGGTGTGGTCAGAACAAGGCAGCAGAGTCGGACTCTGGTGTCCTGCCCTTATTGGATGCTGATGACAATGACCCAACGTATGGGCAGAAGGGAAGGAGGCGGGGCTTCAGGTTGGCGTCTAGGTGTCAG GTGGTTAAAGTCAGTCATGGCACGCAAACGGTCAGATTGGTCATCCCAGCCGTCCGTCAACCACCTCCCGAGACCCCGCCCACCAGTTTCCCTGCAGCCGATCAggatgcagcagagaggacacCTGAGGTGCAGATGTGGCGCTGCCTCCCTGCGTCGTACTCCAACATCATCACACCTGTGCAGCCTCGCACCTCTCTGGTCTACCTGCTGTGTTCCCCCTCAGGCCCCGCCCCCACCTGCACAGCTTCACCTGGCTCTGCCCCCAAACGTTGCAGGAAGAAGAGGCGTCCGCTGGACCTGCAGGGGGTAAAGGTCAAATACAAACGGCTTCCTTTCAGGTTCTACGACTCCACCACCAATCGCATCCTTAAGAACCCCCCCAAAGGCTTCCCATGGTGCCAAGGCCCCGCCCCCTCGGCCCCCCCACCGCCCTGCGTCCGTCAGCTGTTTCGAAGTCTGAGTACAGACCTGAACACAGACAGAGCGCCGGTGGAGGGCTCGGCAGGGTCCtccagggtcaaaggtcacacttCAGCTGAACCCCCCTTTCTCCTGAGCACGCTCAGTGGAGATACAGTCAGGAGGCGGAGTCAGACATCTAAAACTCCGCCCCCCCAACCTCACAACAGGTCAGAGCGGGGgcgaggggggaggagggagagaacgaATCCACCACCCTCCAAGAGAAGAACCAGGGCTCAGACCACGCCCCCTCCAACTAGAAGAGAAGGCCTGCGACGGACAGGTCTGAGCCCCGCCTCCCTGACCCACTGCTCCCCACCCCGACGAGGGAGAGGGCGGAGGGGGCGAAGGTAG
- the zdbf2 gene encoding DBF4-type zinc finger-containing protein 2 isoform X3 — protein MFVCQVTINRRMSHSSDGGGQKRAESSSRMWAESEPGPSRCQPSRQGYCGYCRVLYSNLEQHLSSLRHLDSVRTSSRCSAATSCSKLTLLERFLQDVLQHHPHRYSDPRPSHADLPSISAPPLPRAELDELLFSDNDIWSLGNREQLPSSDDTSYQLTNQQDDNSIHSQSEDRGVFQDRLSAPISDRGDKGATSTGHTHTQAPPPPAQTPPPHPQASPSIHRKAHRKTDRRKTSIDSSTPSRGPGPPPHTHLSQGPGAAPGPRPPKDLGPWRNWQRDRRAGFKDRAFSDPSNTLDQTIEEVIQMCCHGITSTSSQQEETESFHFSLPVSMETQSDDWDSPVQVSPAEGRDLGQLMDVQVRLDDQVYSHQLDSALHSKAGGGATQEQGFWTLPIEEILPAPAFIPESFRGKTWAQIEQEDEEKVERLVGQFRRGRFICYFDSESLARYGRRSQNIKGCGQNKAAESDSGVLPLLDADDNDPTYGQKGRRRGFRLASRCQVVKVSHGTQTVRLVIPAVRQPPPETPPTSFPAADQDAAERTPEVQMWRCLPASYSNIITPVQPRTSLVYLLCSPSGPAPTCTASPGSAPKRCRKKRRPLDLQGVKVKYKRLPFRFYDSTTNRILKNPPKGFPWCQGPAPSAPPPPCVRQLFRSLSTDLNTDRAPVEGSAGSSRVKGHTSAEPPFLLSTLSGDTVRRRSQTSKTPPPQPHNRSERGRGGRRERTNPPPSKRRTRAQTTPPPTRREGLRRTGLSPASLTHCSPPRRGRGRRGRR, from the exons atgtttgtgtgtcaggtcACCATCAACAGGAGGATGTCTCACTCCTCTGACGGAG gtggCCAGAAGAGGGCGGAGTCATCCAGCAG GATGTGGGCGGAGTCCGAGCCGGGTCCTTCCAGGTGCCAGCCGAGCAGACAGGGTTACTGTGGTTACTGCAGAGTCCTGTACAGCAACCTGGAGCAG CACCTGTCCAGTCTCAGACACCTGGACTCGGTCAGGACGTCTTCCAGATGCTCCGCCGCCACCAGCTGCAGTAAGCTGACACTGCTGGAGCGCTTCCTGCAGGACGTCCTGCAGCACCACCCGCACCGCTACAGCGACCCCAG GCCGTCTCATGCTGACCTCCCGTCTATCTCCGCCCCCCCGCTACCAAGGGCGGAGCTTGATGAACTACTTTTCTCTGATAACGACATCTGGTCGCTGGGTAACAGAGAACAACTGCCGAGCTCGGACGACACATCGTATcagctgaccaatcagcagGACGACAACAGCAtccacagccaatcagaagatAGAGGGGTATTCCAGGACAGGCTGTCTGCACCAATCAGCGATCGTGGGGACAAAGGGGCCACCTCcacagggcacacacacacacaagctccaCCCCCACCAGCACAAACCCCTCCCCCACACCCGCAGGCATCGCCCTCCATCCACAGGAAAGCTCACAGGAAAACGGACAGGAGGAAAACCAGCATCGACTCCTCAACCCCCTCCAGGGGCCCCGGGCCCCCGCCACATACACACCTTAGCCAAGGACCAGGGGCTGCACCGGGGCCACGTCCCCCCAAAGACCTGGGGCCCTGGCGAAActggcagagagacaggagggcGGGGTTTAAAGACAGGGCGTTCTCGGACCCCAGCAACACTCTGGACCAAACCATCGAGGAG GTGATCCAGATGTGCTGTCATGGCATCACTTCCACTTCCAGccagcaggaggagacagaaagcTTCCACTTCAGCCTTcctgtctccatggaaacacagAGTGATGACTGGGACTCACCTGTGCAG GTGAGTCCGGCAGAGGGGCGGGACCTGGGTCAGCTGATGGACGTCCAGGTGCGGCTTGATGATCAAGTGTACTCACACCAGCTCGACTCCGCCCTCCACAGTAAAGCAGGGGGCGGGGCCACACAGGAACAGGGGTTCTGGACTCTGCCCATCGAAGAGATCTTGCCTGCCCCCGCGTTTATCCCAGAATCCTTCCGGGGGAAGACCTGGGCCCAGATCgagcaggaggacgaggagaaggtggagagaCTGGTCGGTCAGTTCAGACGAGGACGATTCATTTGTTACTTCGACAGCGAGTCTCTGGCCAG GTACGGAAGGAGGAGCCAAAACATTAAGGGGTGTGGTCAGAACAAGGCAGCAGAGTCGGACTCTGGTGTCCTGCCCTTATTGGATGCTGATGACAATGACCCAACGTATGGGCAGAAGGGAAGGAGGCGGGGCTTCAGGTTGGCGTCTAGGTGTCAG GTGGTTAAAGTCAGTCATGGCACGCAAACGGTCAGATTGGTCATCCCAGCCGTCCGTCAACCACCTCCCGAGACCCCGCCCACCAGTTTCCCTGCAGCCGATCAggatgcagcagagaggacacCTGAGGTGCAGATGTGGCGCTGCCTCCCTGCGTCGTACTCCAACATCATCACACCTGTGCAGCCTCGCACCTCTCTGGTCTACCTGCTGTGTTCCCCCTCAGGCCCCGCCCCCACCTGCACAGCTTCACCTGGCTCTGCCCCCAAACGTTGCAGGAAGAAGAGGCGTCCGCTGGACCTGCAGGGGGTAAAGGTCAAATACAAACGGCTTCCTTTCAGGTTCTACGACTCCACCACCAATCGCATCCTTAAGAACCCCCCCAAAGGCTTCCCATGGTGCCAAGGCCCCGCCCCCTCGGCCCCCCCACCGCCCTGCGTCCGTCAGCTGTTTCGAAGTCTGAGTACAGACCTGAACACAGACAGAGCGCCGGTGGAGGGCTCGGCAGGGTCCtccagggtcaaaggtcacacttCAGCTGAACCCCCCTTTCTCCTGAGCACGCTCAGTGGAGATACAGTCAGGAGGCGGAGTCAGACATCTAAAACTCCGCCCCCCCAACCTCACAACAGGTCAGAGCGGGGgcgaggggggaggagggagagaacgaATCCACCACCCTCCAAGAGAAGAACCAGGGCTCAGACCACGCCCCCTCCAACTAGAAGAGAAGGCCTGCGACGGACAGGTCTGAGCCCCGCCTCCCTGACCCACTGCTCCCCACCCCGACGAGGGAGAGGGCGGAGGGGGCGAAGGTAG
- the arl11 gene encoding ADP-ribosylation factor-like protein 11: MGQARSSMCPQVILMGLDSAGKSTLLARLLTGQVMDTSPTIGFNVGTLDLDKKTSLTVWDIGGQKSMRPNWRFYLDGCKALVFVVDSSDPGRMSEAQKTLKKILSEEKLRGVPLMVLANKKDLPNSMTIREISNQLDLRSYTERSWEIQACSALKGLGLQQAFLSVNKLIKKS, from the exons atgggACAGGCTCGCTCGTCCATGTGTCCTCAG GTGATCCTGATGGGTCTGGACTCTGCGGGGAAGTCGACTCTTCTGGCTCGACTGCTCACAGGACAG GTGATGGACACGTCACCGACCATTGGATTCAACGTGGGAACATTGGACCTGGACAAGAAGACGTCTCTGACCGTGTGGGACATCGGAGGACAGAAGAGCATGAGACCAAACTGGAG GTTCTACCTGGACGGCTGTAAGGCGCTGGTCTTTGTGGTCGACAGCAGCGACCCCGGGCGGATGTCAGAGGCTCAGAAAACTCTGAAGAAGATTCTGAGTGAGGAGAAGTTGCGAGGAGTTCCTCTCATGGTTCTGGCCAATAAGAAAGATCTGCCCAACTCCATGACGATACGAGAG ATCTCCAACCAGCTTGATCTCCGCAGTTACACCGAGCGCTCATGGGAGATTCAGGCCTGCAGCGCTCTGAAGGGACTCGGCCTCCAGCAGGCGTTTCTGTCCGTCAATAAACTGATCAAGAAGAGCtga
- the zdbf2 gene encoding DBF4-type zinc finger-containing protein 2 isoform X2: protein MSHSSDGGGQKRAESSSRMWAESEPGPSRCQPSRQGYCGYCRVLYSNLEQHLSSLRHLDSVRTSSRCSAATSCSKLTLLERFLQDVLQHHPHRYSDPRPSHADLPSISAPPLPRAELDELLFSDNDIWSLGNREQLPSSDDTSYQLTNQQDDNSIHSQSEDRGVFQDRLSAPISDRGDKGATSTGHTHTQAPPPPAQTPPPHPQASPSIHRKAHRKTDRRKTSIDSSTPSRGPGPPPHTHLSQGPGAAPGPRPPKDLGPWRNWQRDRRAGFKDRAFSDPSNTLDQTIEEVIQMCCHGITSTSSQQEETESFHFSLPVSMETQSDDWDSPVQVSLRPSLAPVQVSPAEGRDLGQLMDVQVRLDDQVYSHQLDSALHSKAGGGATQEQGFWTLPIEEILPAPAFIPESFRGKTWAQIEQEDEEKVERLVGQFRRGRFICYFDSESLARYGRRSQNIKGCGQNKAAESDSGVLPLLDADDNDPTYGQKGRRRGFRLASRCQVVKVSHGTQTVRLVIPAVRQPPPETPPTSFPAADQDAAERTPEVQMWRCLPASYSNIITPVQPRTSLVYLLCSPSGPAPTCTASPGSAPKRCRKKRRPLDLQGVKVKYKRLPFRFYDSTTNRILKNPPKGFPWCQGPAPSAPPPPCVRQLFRSLSTDLNTDRAPVEGSAGSSRVKGHTSAEPPFLLSTLSGDTVRRRSQTSKTPPPQPHNRSERGRGGRRERTNPPPSKRRTRAQTTPPPTRREGLRRTGLSPASLTHCSPPRRGRGRRGRR from the exons ATGTCTCACTCCTCTGACGGAG gtggCCAGAAGAGGGCGGAGTCATCCAGCAG GATGTGGGCGGAGTCCGAGCCGGGTCCTTCCAGGTGCCAGCCGAGCAGACAGGGTTACTGTGGTTACTGCAGAGTCCTGTACAGCAACCTGGAGCAG CACCTGTCCAGTCTCAGACACCTGGACTCGGTCAGGACGTCTTCCAGATGCTCCGCCGCCACCAGCTGCAGTAAGCTGACACTGCTGGAGCGCTTCCTGCAGGACGTCCTGCAGCACCACCCGCACCGCTACAGCGACCCCAG GCCGTCTCATGCTGACCTCCCGTCTATCTCCGCCCCCCCGCTACCAAGGGCGGAGCTTGATGAACTACTTTTCTCTGATAACGACATCTGGTCGCTGGGTAACAGAGAACAACTGCCGAGCTCGGACGACACATCGTATcagctgaccaatcagcagGACGACAACAGCAtccacagccaatcagaagatAGAGGGGTATTCCAGGACAGGCTGTCTGCACCAATCAGCGATCGTGGGGACAAAGGGGCCACCTCcacagggcacacacacacacaagctccaCCCCCACCAGCACAAACCCCTCCCCCACACCCGCAGGCATCGCCCTCCATCCACAGGAAAGCTCACAGGAAAACGGACAGGAGGAAAACCAGCATCGACTCCTCAACCCCCTCCAGGGGCCCCGGGCCCCCGCCACATACACACCTTAGCCAAGGACCAGGGGCTGCACCGGGGCCACGTCCCCCCAAAGACCTGGGGCCCTGGCGAAActggcagagagacaggagggcGGGGTTTAAAGACAGGGCGTTCTCGGACCCCAGCAACACTCTGGACCAAACCATCGAGGAG GTGATCCAGATGTGCTGTCATGGCATCACTTCCACTTCCAGccagcaggaggagacagaaagcTTCCACTTCAGCCTTcctgtctccatggaaacacagAGTGATGACTGGGACTCACCTGTGCAGGTGTCGTTGCGGCCGTCGCTCGCACCTGTACAGGTGAGTCCGGCAGAGGGGCGGGACCTGGGTCAGCTGATGGACGTCCAGGTGCGGCTTGATGATCAAGTGTACTCACACCAGCTCGACTCCGCCCTCCACAGTAAAGCAGGGGGCGGGGCCACACAGGAACAGGGGTTCTGGACTCTGCCCATCGAAGAGATCTTGCCTGCCCCCGCGTTTATCCCAGAATCCTTCCGGGGGAAGACCTGGGCCCAGATCgagcaggaggacgaggagaaggtggagagaCTGGTCGGTCAGTTCAGACGAGGACGATTCATTTGTTACTTCGACAGCGAGTCTCTGGCCAG GTACGGAAGGAGGAGCCAAAACATTAAGGGGTGTGGTCAGAACAAGGCAGCAGAGTCGGACTCTGGTGTCCTGCCCTTATTGGATGCTGATGACAATGACCCAACGTATGGGCAGAAGGGAAGGAGGCGGGGCTTCAGGTTGGCGTCTAGGTGTCAG GTGGTTAAAGTCAGTCATGGCACGCAAACGGTCAGATTGGTCATCCCAGCCGTCCGTCAACCACCTCCCGAGACCCCGCCCACCAGTTTCCCTGCAGCCGATCAggatgcagcagagaggacacCTGAGGTGCAGATGTGGCGCTGCCTCCCTGCGTCGTACTCCAACATCATCACACCTGTGCAGCCTCGCACCTCTCTGGTCTACCTGCTGTGTTCCCCCTCAGGCCCCGCCCCCACCTGCACAGCTTCACCTGGCTCTGCCCCCAAACGTTGCAGGAAGAAGAGGCGTCCGCTGGACCTGCAGGGGGTAAAGGTCAAATACAAACGGCTTCCTTTCAGGTTCTACGACTCCACCACCAATCGCATCCTTAAGAACCCCCCCAAAGGCTTCCCATGGTGCCAAGGCCCCGCCCCCTCGGCCCCCCCACCGCCCTGCGTCCGTCAGCTGTTTCGAAGTCTGAGTACAGACCTGAACACAGACAGAGCGCCGGTGGAGGGCTCGGCAGGGTCCtccagggtcaaaggtcacacttCAGCTGAACCCCCCTTTCTCCTGAGCACGCTCAGTGGAGATACAGTCAGGAGGCGGAGTCAGACATCTAAAACTCCGCCCCCCCAACCTCACAACAGGTCAGAGCGGGGgcgaggggggaggagggagagaacgaATCCACCACCCTCCAAGAGAAGAACCAGGGCTCAGACCACGCCCCCTCCAACTAGAAGAGAAGGCCTGCGACGGACAGGTCTGAGCCCCGCCTCCCTGACCCACTGCTCCCCACCCCGACGAGGGAGAGGGCGGAGGGGGCGAAGGTAG
- the zdbf2 gene encoding DBF4-type zinc finger-containing protein 2 isoform X1, whose amino-acid sequence MFVCQVTINRRMSHSSDGGGQKRAESSSRMWAESEPGPSRCQPSRQGYCGYCRVLYSNLEQHLSSLRHLDSVRTSSRCSAATSCSKLTLLERFLQDVLQHHPHRYSDPRPSHADLPSISAPPLPRAELDELLFSDNDIWSLGNREQLPSSDDTSYQLTNQQDDNSIHSQSEDRGVFQDRLSAPISDRGDKGATSTGHTHTQAPPPPAQTPPPHPQASPSIHRKAHRKTDRRKTSIDSSTPSRGPGPPPHTHLSQGPGAAPGPRPPKDLGPWRNWQRDRRAGFKDRAFSDPSNTLDQTIEEVIQMCCHGITSTSSQQEETESFHFSLPVSMETQSDDWDSPVQVSLRPSLAPVQVSPAEGRDLGQLMDVQVRLDDQVYSHQLDSALHSKAGGGATQEQGFWTLPIEEILPAPAFIPESFRGKTWAQIEQEDEEKVERLVGQFRRGRFICYFDSESLARYGRRSQNIKGCGQNKAAESDSGVLPLLDADDNDPTYGQKGRRRGFRLASRCQVVKVSHGTQTVRLVIPAVRQPPPETPPTSFPAADQDAAERTPEVQMWRCLPASYSNIITPVQPRTSLVYLLCSPSGPAPTCTASPGSAPKRCRKKRRPLDLQGVKVKYKRLPFRFYDSTTNRILKNPPKGFPWCQGPAPSAPPPPCVRQLFRSLSTDLNTDRAPVEGSAGSSRVKGHTSAEPPFLLSTLSGDTVRRRSQTSKTPPPQPHNRSERGRGGRRERTNPPPSKRRTRAQTTPPPTRREGLRRTGLSPASLTHCSPPRRGRGRRGRR is encoded by the exons atgtttgtgtgtcaggtcACCATCAACAGGAGGATGTCTCACTCCTCTGACGGAG gtggCCAGAAGAGGGCGGAGTCATCCAGCAG GATGTGGGCGGAGTCCGAGCCGGGTCCTTCCAGGTGCCAGCCGAGCAGACAGGGTTACTGTGGTTACTGCAGAGTCCTGTACAGCAACCTGGAGCAG CACCTGTCCAGTCTCAGACACCTGGACTCGGTCAGGACGTCTTCCAGATGCTCCGCCGCCACCAGCTGCAGTAAGCTGACACTGCTGGAGCGCTTCCTGCAGGACGTCCTGCAGCACCACCCGCACCGCTACAGCGACCCCAG GCCGTCTCATGCTGACCTCCCGTCTATCTCCGCCCCCCCGCTACCAAGGGCGGAGCTTGATGAACTACTTTTCTCTGATAACGACATCTGGTCGCTGGGTAACAGAGAACAACTGCCGAGCTCGGACGACACATCGTATcagctgaccaatcagcagGACGACAACAGCAtccacagccaatcagaagatAGAGGGGTATTCCAGGACAGGCTGTCTGCACCAATCAGCGATCGTGGGGACAAAGGGGCCACCTCcacagggcacacacacacacaagctccaCCCCCACCAGCACAAACCCCTCCCCCACACCCGCAGGCATCGCCCTCCATCCACAGGAAAGCTCACAGGAAAACGGACAGGAGGAAAACCAGCATCGACTCCTCAACCCCCTCCAGGGGCCCCGGGCCCCCGCCACATACACACCTTAGCCAAGGACCAGGGGCTGCACCGGGGCCACGTCCCCCCAAAGACCTGGGGCCCTGGCGAAActggcagagagacaggagggcGGGGTTTAAAGACAGGGCGTTCTCGGACCCCAGCAACACTCTGGACCAAACCATCGAGGAG GTGATCCAGATGTGCTGTCATGGCATCACTTCCACTTCCAGccagcaggaggagacagaaagcTTCCACTTCAGCCTTcctgtctccatggaaacacagAGTGATGACTGGGACTCACCTGTGCAGGTGTCGTTGCGGCCGTCGCTCGCACCTGTACAGGTGAGTCCGGCAGAGGGGCGGGACCTGGGTCAGCTGATGGACGTCCAGGTGCGGCTTGATGATCAAGTGTACTCACACCAGCTCGACTCCGCCCTCCACAGTAAAGCAGGGGGCGGGGCCACACAGGAACAGGGGTTCTGGACTCTGCCCATCGAAGAGATCTTGCCTGCCCCCGCGTTTATCCCAGAATCCTTCCGGGGGAAGACCTGGGCCCAGATCgagcaggaggacgaggagaaggtggagagaCTGGTCGGTCAGTTCAGACGAGGACGATTCATTTGTTACTTCGACAGCGAGTCTCTGGCCAG GTACGGAAGGAGGAGCCAAAACATTAAGGGGTGTGGTCAGAACAAGGCAGCAGAGTCGGACTCTGGTGTCCTGCCCTTATTGGATGCTGATGACAATGACCCAACGTATGGGCAGAAGGGAAGGAGGCGGGGCTTCAGGTTGGCGTCTAGGTGTCAG GTGGTTAAAGTCAGTCATGGCACGCAAACGGTCAGATTGGTCATCCCAGCCGTCCGTCAACCACCTCCCGAGACCCCGCCCACCAGTTTCCCTGCAGCCGATCAggatgcagcagagaggacacCTGAGGTGCAGATGTGGCGCTGCCTCCCTGCGTCGTACTCCAACATCATCACACCTGTGCAGCCTCGCACCTCTCTGGTCTACCTGCTGTGTTCCCCCTCAGGCCCCGCCCCCACCTGCACAGCTTCACCTGGCTCTGCCCCCAAACGTTGCAGGAAGAAGAGGCGTCCGCTGGACCTGCAGGGGGTAAAGGTCAAATACAAACGGCTTCCTTTCAGGTTCTACGACTCCACCACCAATCGCATCCTTAAGAACCCCCCCAAAGGCTTCCCATGGTGCCAAGGCCCCGCCCCCTCGGCCCCCCCACCGCCCTGCGTCCGTCAGCTGTTTCGAAGTCTGAGTACAGACCTGAACACAGACAGAGCGCCGGTGGAGGGCTCGGCAGGGTCCtccagggtcaaaggtcacacttCAGCTGAACCCCCCTTTCTCCTGAGCACGCTCAGTGGAGATACAGTCAGGAGGCGGAGTCAGACATCTAAAACTCCGCCCCCCCAACCTCACAACAGGTCAGAGCGGGGgcgaggggggaggagggagagaacgaATCCACCACCCTCCAAGAGAAGAACCAGGGCTCAGACCACGCCCCCTCCAACTAGAAGAGAAGGCCTGCGACGGACAGGTCTGAGCCCCGCCTCCCTGACCCACTGCTCCCCACCCCGACGAGGGAGAGGGCGGAGGGGGCGAAGGTAG